AACAGGAGGATGGTAAATCGCTGTCGCAGTCAGAGCTTGCCCGACGTCTCAAGGCTGACGGCTACCCCGTGCCTCAGCCCCACATCAGCCGCATGCAGGAGGCCATCCAGTTCCTGCTGCCAGCGATACCGAACGTGCTCTATGCCGGCCTGGGACGCCCCCAAGTCGAGCAACTGACCAGCCTGCGTAGAGCCGGTTCCCGGATCTGGGATGCGCGCGTGACCACGAACAGTTTAAGCATTGATTTTGCGACGCTGTTCCAGGACGTGCTGATGGTATTTGACTCCCCTGGGAGCTTTGCGGCGCAGCGAGTACAGGATGAGCTGATCGGTCAAATGGCCGACTTGCTCGGGGTGGACTATGACACGTTGGCATTCGAAATCACCGATTCCGAGAAGCGCTGGCAACTGCTAAATAGTGACCCCAACAACACGTCCAGCACGGCGACGACCGGACAGGCACCCACGCGCCAGCCTACATTGCCATCGACGACCGCACCGCCGCCGTCAGCATCCACACCGCGGACGACGGAGACACCCCGAACATCTGCAAGCGAGCCCCATACGCTACCAGGTGGATCGGCAACACGCCCTCCGGCCGACGCGAATGAGGATCAACAGAAAAAGGACGATCGCTCGGTCTTGATTGAGGAACATATCGTTTCGCCTGCCGAGACCACCGAGCGCCTACAGTCGATCCAACGATTGGTGACCGACCATGTCGGCGAGACACCACCCGATTTCGGAAATAACGTACTACAGGCCATCCCTGTTCAGGCTGGAGGTCTCTATCCCATCTCGGATGTCTGGTACATCGACCCCAGCCTCGACACGCCCGATCGACTGCGCATCCACATCGCTCAATTCGCGCATGAGATCGCCACCGAAGCGGGTCTGAAAGATGCCATTGTCGCTTGCGACGAGGGCATAGGCTTCACATGCGCGGGAACATCTGGCGATGCGGACACGCCCCCAAATCTCCGTGGTGCATTACTACTGCTGCATAGCCTGAGCGCTCCCTACCAGCCGGACGGGACTCCGCCTTTACGAATGCCTGGAGATTTGGGCGCTCTTCTGCTGGGGTTGGAACGCACCCCGTCATCACAACATGCCGCTCGATTGAGCGATACGAGTCTGGTGAAGCTTTTCCGCTTATTGAGACTTGCCCGGCGGTTGCTGGACATCAAGGCCGACATCACTGATGGCGATACCGCCATGAACGGATCATGAGGGCGGCCGCCATGCCCGAACCGCATCCGCTCAATCAGGCCGTCATCGCGCAAGCGCTCCACGATTTGCGCAATGGCCAGTTGCGCCGGGCCAAGTCCATGGGATTCGACGATGCTGCTCTGGATGCACTCAAGCATCCGGCCATGGCCAGCCTCCTGGCCAACGCCACCGTCTCATGGTGCTCCGTGAGCGTGAACCCGGAAGTGCTTCGACGTCTCCTGAGCCAGGTGGAGGATCTCGCACGGGAAATCGAGGAGATCGACCGACTCCTGCGACTGGGCGCGAGCACAGAACTCATCAGCAAGTTCTACGGTTTGACCCACCAGGAGATCGCCCTCAGGCGCGACGTCATCGGACTCCCAAAACGTAAGGGTCGGCATCCGGTCCTGACAGAGGCTCAGGATTCCGATCTGTGGTATCGCTGGTCTAAAACCATAAAAGAGCGTGGCACTGCACTGACCGACGACATGGCAATGCTTGCGATTACAGCCGATCTTGCAGAACCCACGGGCCTGCCCATCTCAGTGATCTGGAGCGCTATCCAAGGGTGGATTGATGCAGGGCTGGTTTGATGGACAGTCCACGTCATTCACACGGTCCCATATCGCTGGGAGAACTGTTCGACCGGGCACTGCAGCACATGCAACCGCCCCCGGACGCGACACCGGTACCCACTCACTCTGATGGATTCATCTTCAGCGGCAATCGTCATGCCAGCGTGCCCCGTGCCTTGCTATTGGATTACCGTCTGACTCCGCTTGAACGAAACGCCTGGCAGGTCTTTCGTCTGCTGCTCAACGACGACGGGATCACTGCTTTTCCCTCCTACGACCAGCTCTGCCCCTATCTGGCTTCAATGCCGTGTACGGCGCGCGCATCCCATGAGACCGTCGCCCGCGCGCTAACGCTGCTGCGCCTGACGCGCTGGATCAGTCTGGTGAGACGCCGTCGTGATCCGAAAACAGGACGAATACAGGGCAACCTCTATGTGCTGCACGACGAGCCTCTGACGCCCTATGAAGCCATTCAGCTGGACCCGGACTATCTGGGTCTGGTCAGCCAGTCATTGAATCACGCCAGCAAATCTGTCCAGCGCGTCGGTGTGCACACCCTCAAAGAAATGGGCGACGACCCCCTGCTCAGGGCGCGGGTACTGCCGAGCAGGCTCCAGGTGTTATCACAACGGCTGGCGGCACAAGGCTGGACCGAGGAGAAAAGTTATCCACAACCTGGGGATGACCACGAATCCGAAGAAGGCCTCAAAGACTTACTTCGGAATCCTGCCCCCGATTTCGGAATCCGAAGCAGGCGCAAAACCCAATAAAACCGGCTCGCTTCGGATTCCGAAGACCGATAGTACTGTACGTAAAGAAAAAGAACTAAAAGAAGTACGTACAGTACCGCGCGAGCGGGGAAAACTTCGCCTACCCGAACGCTTCATGACACTCAAAGCAGAGCAGCAATCAGGCGCGCTGACCGCACTGCAGCCCGTGGATGCCGAGTTGCACCAGGCCATCATCGACGAATGGGATGCACGTTGTCGGGCAAGCTCGGTGCGTAACCCTGCGGGCTACCTGTTTGGCATCATTCAGAACGCCATGAAGGGTGAATTTCGCGCATGGACCGGCCAGGAAAAATCCAGCCCCCGGTAAGCCCGCCCCCACAGCCGCAGCCGCAGCCAATGCAGGCTGTCGGCCCAGAAGTCGCCCGAGAGAACCTCGCACGGCTACGCTCACTGCTCGGCAGGTGAAAGCAGCGCTCACGTGCTATCAATGGCGTTTTGCAATGCTCAACATCAGGGTTTGTCCCATATCTCCGCAAGCAAGTCCAACGATGTCCATGGTCGCCTATACCACTGGTATAGTTGAACACACTGCCTTCCTTGCAATGCATCACCTCCAGTCCCGGGGTCATCCGCCTGAAGAGTCCACCGAAGGCCACCGTCGCCTATACCACTGGTATAGTTGAACAGACTGCCTTCCGGCAACGCATCACCTCCAGCCCCAGGTCATCCGCCTGAAGAGTCCACCGAAGGCCACTGTCGCCTATACCACTGGTATAGTTGAACACACTGCCTTCCGGCAACGGTGGCGGGCAACAAACGTAGAACGCCTCACGCAACCCTCTCATCCGCAGCGAGGTGCAAGATTTCACTGCGGCAGTGTGAATTCACAAACAGGCGTTCAGGCGGTGCGGTTTGATGACTGACACCCTTCCGGCCAATGCCGATGCTGGCGACTCGTTTCCTCAGCGAGAGTCGTCACGATGGCCACCGAACTCGAATCTTCCCTGCAGTTGAACCTTGGCTCGCTGCGCAGCGCGATGTCGCTGACGCTGCACACCCATCATGCGTCCCGTATCTGGCACGGACGTACGCCCTCCGAGGGCAAGCCCGGCATTGTCGGGCTCAACGGCTTTGTCGCCATCATGACCAAGCTCAAGCGAGGTTCTGAGCAAGACGACCCCTACTCCGACTGGTGGATGCTGCGCATCGAAGACAAGCTCAGCACCACCAAGGCACAACTCCAGACCCTGCGCGAACAGGTTGATCAGGCGCTGGCCGATGTACCGGCCGCACTCAGCCTGGGCGAGAACCTCAACGTCCAGCCAGTAAAGCTGCCGCTGTTCGTGGCCTCGCAGCTCGGCTTCATGGCGGTCTATCTGCTGGCCGACTACGACGACCTAGCCCGGCGTCTGATCTTGGCGCACCACACCGCCCTAATCGACCGCAGCACCCTAGAACGCTGGCTCAATGAAGGCGCGCATGCGCTGCGCAGCCTTTTCAGCCTGGCGCAGCAGTACCGCTACTCCGGTACCCAGCGCGACGACTTCGCTGCCAACAATGCCGCGGCGCGTGCCGCCTTGGAGAAATACGGTGAACTACCGCAGGACGTGCTCGATGGCACACGCCGTTCACGCTTTGCGCCACCGCTCATCCGTCGCGCCCCTTTGGCATCGGCGCCAACCCGGTCAACTACCTCCGACGTTGCGCCAGCCGGTGAACCCGACGCGGCTGAGCCAGCCGTATCTGACGGGGTGCCTCTGGGCGACGACTCTTCCGTGTCGTTGGACGGCGAGGACCACCCAGAATGACCGCATCCAACCGCTTCTTGGCACTGGAACAGGCTGACTTCCAGAGGCTGGAACACGCAGGCTACCTAAAAGGCCTTTTAAAGCCTTTTAAAGGTAATGGGGAGCTTGCGACCTGGGCCAGCCAGTGCCAAGCACTGCGGGACGATCTGATCGGACTGGCGCAGCGCAAGGTGCTGTCGCAGGCCCGCAGCCACCCCTTCAACCTGCTTGCCGTGCAACTGGCCCAGCAAACCACTGGCGCGGGCACGACCTTTCTGCGTTGGCGCAACCTCGATCGTTCGCGCATGGGTACTGCTTTGTGGGAGGAGCTGCTTGCCAGCCCCGGCACACCGGCATCGCTGATCGACGACCTCTTCGCCATCGAGGTGCAGCGCATCGTGCTGAACCTGCAGATCAGCCTCACTCACAGTATCGCCCGCCAAACCTCGGAGTGTGCCAGCAAGTTGGCCCATGCCGAGGGGCTTACCAACGGCGTGTCCACGCCACCAACCCCAAGGAGTCACACTCATGAGCACGCATTTCTACGGTGAGGGCAACATCGGTTCGGCGCCAGAATTCCGCGAGTTTCCGAACGGCAACAATGAGCCGCGCAGGCTGTTGCGCCTGAATGTCTACTTCGACAATCCCGTGCCTACCAAGGAGGGCTTTGAAGATCGCGGTGGGTTCTGGGCGCCGGTCGAAATCTGGCATCGCGACGCCGAACGCTGGGCCGCGCTGTACCAAAAGGGCATGCGCGTCTTGGTCGAAGGTCGGGCGGTGAAAGACGATTGGGAGGATGCGGACGAAAACGAGCGTGTGACCTTCAAGATCGAAGCCCGCCGCGCTGGCATCCTGCCTTATCGCATTGAGTCTGTCGTGCTCGGGGCCAAGCCCGCTGCGGCGGAGCCAGCCGAGAACGAGTGATCATCCCCGCCCTGCGTGCACCTTTCCCGCTGAGCGATTGCGCCAACCACCAGTCGCTCACCGGACAACAGCCAGCGTCCATGGAGTTCCCCTGAGATCCACAGTTCGCGGCACATGGAGAAGCTCCCGGAGAACCAACCTACGGCCTCCATTCGCGGCCTCATGGCTTCCTACTCTTGCAGACTCTCCTCGCTTGCTACATCAGTCCAGATTCTCCGCGATGTGGAACACAAGCCTGAGCGGCTCCTTGCTGTCCACTATCTGGTACATCACATGCCGCTTGCTTCTCGGCAGCGTTTTGGCACAGCGCTTCGCTGTATCACGCACGGCGGCATCCGTACCGTGGATGGTCGCCGCTAACAGCAGCACTAGGTATGCATCGGTCAGCGTCTTCGCCATCACCTCACTCTCGTTGCAAATCGCCACTAACACTTGACCCATTGCATAGTGTCTTTCTTCGGCTTATCAGGGGGGCAGCTTAATGGCCATCACTCGCTGTCTCGCCACTTTGCACCCACCCGCTTGGGTCTGGATCATGTCAAATAGCTCCACTGACGTCCACTGAGGTCGCAGTCCGCGGTACATGACAGTGCTCCCGACGTGCCATCTCACGACACGTTTGAACCTCCTGAGAACTCCATCACACGCCGCTTACTCCGGTCTAATCACACCCGCTCACGCTGAATACGGATGAGCAGTGGCACGGTTAGGTTTTCGACAAACCCGGTAATCGCCGGCATCAATGATCGCGTATTGGACCGAGATCGATGCCTATGAGAAAGCCCAGACCGAGGCCGAAGAGGCTGCACGGCAGCGATTTGCCACGCTGTTCCATGTACAGGTCGAAGAGGTCGATCCTGACGCACTGTGCTACTTGCTGCGCGAGGATCTGAGCGATGACCAGCTTCATGCCCTGTGGACCGCAAAGCCCTGGGAGGCTGACGACCAGGAGTACTCTGGTGATGATAAATTTGAAGACGGCGACCTCAAAGACGCCGACCAGCCCGACGGTCGTCAAGGGGGCTCTCGTGCCGACTCGACGGCGCACTTCTCCGAAGACCTACAGGTGCTGATCCGTGCCGGCGAGACTGCGTGGACACTTGAGCGCAATGCGACCGCTGCTGGCTTCTTTCGTGTGGGTGACTATCTGAAGTGGCGTGAAGAACCGGATGTCTGATCCGAGGGCGGCTGTAGCAGTCGATGATCGCCCTCAATGCGCCAGAGCCTGCCGACCTGCAAAGCACCGACCTCTGTCAAACACCTCTATACTTGGTATAGCGCCATGGACCTCCACTGCGCTCCACGCGCGCGCCCAAAACGAAGCGCCTGCTCTGATCTCCTGAACTACCCGAGACTCAACTGGCGCAATATTGCCTCCCAGCGACAACAAGCCGGTCATTATCGGATCCACCTTGTTTGCTGTCTCGCGCGGTCTCCCCGGACATGCTGGTGCTCATTCAATGAACACCACGCCAACTCCGGGAGGCTGCATGCGCGTATATCTGTGCGAGAAGCCTTCGCAAGGCAAAGACATTGCACGTGTGATGGGTGCGAAACAACGCGGAGCTGGCTGCTACAACGGACCAGGAATTGTCGTGACCTGGTGCATCGGTCACCTGATCGAAGCCGCACCACCGGAAGCCTACGGTGAGCAGTACAAGCGCTGGTCCATTGAACAGCTTCCCATTATTCCCGAGCGCTGGCGCAGCGAGGTCAAGGCCTCCACTGCTGCGCAATTCAAGGTCGTCAAACAGTTGCTCGGCCAGGCCACCGAGCTGGTGATTGCCACCGATGCCGATCGCGAAGGCGAGATGATCGCTCGCGAGATGATCGAGCTGTGCGGCTACCGTGGGTCCATTCAACGGCTGTGGCTGTCGGCACTGAATGATGCCTCCATTCGCAAGGCACTGGACGCGCTCAAGCCTTCAAATGAGACCCTGCCGCTGTATTACTCGGCACTCGCCCGCTCTCGCGCCGATTGGTTGATCGGCATGAACCTCAGCCGGTTGTTCACTCTGCTTGGCCGCCAAGCTGGCTACCAGGGCGTCCTCTCAGTCGGTCGTGTGCAGACGCCCACGCTGCGTCTTGTGGTCGACCGTGACCGCGAGATCGCCCGGTTCGTATCTGTTCCGTTTTGGTCCGTCGAATTGCAGCTATCGCACGCCAGCAATTCTTTCGCCGCGAACTGGATTCCGCCCGATGCCACCACCGATGCTGCAGGTCGGTGCCTGGACCAACGAACTGCCCAGCAGGCAGCAGGCCGGATCGGCAGCACTCGCGAGGCGCAGGTATTGTCCGTTGAAACCGAGCGAGTTCGTGAAGCCGCGCCTCTCCCGTTCGACCTCGGCACGCTGCAGGAGGTCTGCTCGCGCCAGTTTGGTCTTGACGTTCAGGAGACACTGGACATCGCGCAATCGCTGTACGAGACGTACAAGGCGACCACCTACCCCCGTTCGGATTCAGGCTACCTGCCGGAGAGCATGTTGGCCGAAGTGCCGACAGTGCTCGACGCCATGCTTGCCAGCGATCCCGGCCTGCACCCATTGTTCGACCAACTCGACCGCACCCAACGCTCACGCGCCTGGAACGATGCGAAAGTCACTGCTCACCATGGCATCATTCCCACGCTGGAACCGACCAACCTTTCTGCCATGTCGGAGAAGCAGCGGGCCGTTTATGGGCTCATCCGTTCGCATTACCTGGCGCAATTTCTACCTCACCATGAATTCGACAGAACAGTCGCCACGTTGTCAGCCGGCGGCCAGACACTGCAGGCGACGGGTAAGCAGGTTGCCGTCCTGGGATGGCAACGGGCGCTAATCAACAGCGGGCCGGACATACCCGACGGTGCGGACGATGAGCCCGCCCAACGCAGCCAGATCCTGCCGCCGCTATCCGAGGGTACACATTGCCAAGTCAGCTCTGTCGATCTGAAAGCGCTGAAAACACTGCCGCCCAAGCCGTTCACGCAGGGTGAGTTGATCAAAGCCATGAAGGGTGTCGCCAAACTGGTGACAGACCCACGCCTGAAGCAAAAGTTGAAGGAAACCACGGGCATCGGCACCGAGGCCACCCGCGCAAACATCATCAACGGCCTGCTGGGCCGAAGCTACCTGATCAAAAAGGTCGATCCGTCCGCGCCTCCGAGGCGGCTTTCACCCTGATCGACGCTGTTCCCGCGGCCATCGCCGACCCGGGCACGACCGCTATCTGGGAACAGGCACTGGACATGATTGAATCCGGGCAGTTGACCCTGGACATCTTCATTGCGAAACAGTCGGCCTGGATCACTCAACTGATCCAGCAGTACAGCGGAACCACCCTGTCTATACGGATCCCGGAAGGCCCTGTCTGCCCTCTGTGCGGCGGAGCTACACGCCAGCGAACCGGCAAAACCGGTCCCTTTTGGTCGTGCAACCGTTATCCCGACTGTAAAGGCACCGTAGCGATCGAATCGTCCGGTGGCAAGCGAGCCGCTCCGCGCAAGCGGCGGACCGCTCCCAGGGCTTCCTGACGCCTGCCAGACACGTCCTGCCCCAGCCGCGTTTTCCAGCGGTTGCCAGGCATGGCCTCGCTACCCGCGGGGCGTCCCAAGCATGTCCCCGCCTTCTGCAATGGCATGTACCTCCCCTGCAATTCGTGTAGCCGGGAGGATGAAGGTGCTTTGCTGCCCGGCCGGATACACGGTCTGCTGATCGGCACTCTCTACGTCCGGCCCGAAGGGTCTCCTGGCGCCTTGCCCGCGAGATGCCAGGAGACCCTTCGGGGACGACGGTGTTCGCCCCGGTACCCACCGGTGAAAAAAAAGGGTTCCTTTTGTGTACGGATGTACGCCGAAAAATTCCGGCCCCAACCACGAAACAGGTCGGGTGCGATCTGCTCCAGCGACAGGCTTTGACGACGGCCACGTCCCTGCGACAGCCACAGGTGGTTTCCCTGTCCCCCGCTGGAGGCGTACTGCCTCCAGCGCCTTGTTCCTCTCCGCACCTTGAACGCCGTCTGCCCCGTGGGTCACTCGGCCCCGGCGTCTTCGCGTCAACCAGAAAAGGAGATGACCCATGACCGCTTATACCTGATAAGTAGGCGTTGTGGGATACCAACATGGGCTTCGCGCTCAGAAGGAGTGAGTTGTGCGGACAGGGCGAGCACAGCCGTCGGCTGCGCTCCAAGCGCAGCCGAAATGGTTGTGCCCTGTGGGCGCCGGTCTATGGTCATCCGTTGAAGGTGGAAACGTAGATGGTCAGCGAGGTTTTCTCCCAGTATGCTCATTTTTCTGAGCTCTCGTTTTCAATGCTAAGGGCCTAGTCACGACAACAAAATTCGCCGTCGACTAACAAGGCTGCCGCACGGAGGCACTATGGCTACGCAAGGGTTTTCTGTTCCGTCCCCCCACGTCAATTCAACCGCCAGTCCCACACCAAGCGCGACCGCGGTACCATCCAACAAAGCCGTTGTACCTCCCAGCACCGCACCGATTCGACTAGCTTGCGTCGAGGCTTCCAACTTCCGCCGACTCGCAAAAACCCGTCTCGAGCTTGATGAGACCACCACAATTCTGGTTGGCGCCAACAACAGCGGCAAAACCTCCCTTCTCACTGTCCTTCGTAACTTTCTGGGCGAGTCGCCTGGCATTCGCGCCTTCGACATCAGTCTCTCGCAGTGGGCGAAGTTGCGCGAATTGGGCCAACTCTGGGAGGCGCTCGAAGACGACCCAACAACGGACTCTAGCGATGCCGAGAAATGGCAGGAACAGTATCGACAGCTCCAGGCTTGCATGCCATTCATCGACCTTTGGTTCGATGCAAAGGAAGGTGCGTACAACCACGTTGCTCCCTTCATCACTTCACTGAAGTGGTCGGGTGGCGCGGTTGGAGTAAGGGTTCGGCTCGAACCCGCAGCAGATGCCAACGAGCTTCGCAAGCTGGCTTGGCGCTACCGCGAGGCACGCTCTCCCGTACGAGACCTTCCAAAGGATGGTCACGCCTGGCCGATGGACTTAATTGACTACTGGCTCAGACACTCAACGGACCTGCGTCGTATCGCTGCTTATCGCCTGGATCCTTTGAAGGGTCCTCTATCAGACAATAAACGCCGCGACTTGCAGGAGTTGCCGCCAAACCCGCAACCTGTCGAGTTGCAATTCTTACGAAAGCTCATTCGAGTGGACTTCGTCCCAGCTCAACGAGGACTTGGCACCGAGGAGGATGAGGTACGATCCGAGTCCGCAAACACCCGCCCTGGCTTATTCTCCAGCCAACTATTGAAATTCGCTCGACAGCACCTGAATGTTGCGCCATCCGGGCACGGACATAGAGAAGACTTGGTGAAGGCTATCGCAAATGCGCAAGCCGACCTCGACAAATCGATTTACAAGGCGCTCAAACCAGCGATGGAAGATGTAGAGATTTTGGGGTATCCAGGCCTACATGATCCGCAACAGTTTCACTTTCGTACCAGAATTCAGACAGCCGATCTCCTTGCCCATAGCACGGCCGTTCAGTACAGCCTGGACGAAACTTCCGTCGACGAGTCCCTTCCTGAGCACTCTATCGGCCTTGGCTATCAAAACTTGCAATCGCTGAGCTTCATGCTCGTGTCTTTTCGTACCGCACGCCTCACCCCTCCTCAAGGCACCCCGGCAGCAGTTCATCTTGTGATGATTGAGGAGCCCGAGGCCCATTTACACGTTCAGGTTCAACGCAACTTCTCATCAAACGCTCACGACCTCATTCGTCCAAAGGAAGCGGTACATAGCAACCTCCGTAGCCAGTTGCTGATCAGCACGCACTCCAGCCATATGGCCCATGGGGACAGCTTTACCCGCCTGAGATATGTGAAGCGGGTAGCAGGACTGGTGCTGGTACAAAACCCAGCACCGAGGTAGTCAATCTTGGAGATGCCTTTGGTGAAGACACTCAAACCAGGACATTCGCCGAGCGTTACTTTCAGGTCCAACACACAGACCTTCTTTTTGCTGATGCGGCCATTTTCGTAGAGGGCACTGCTGAGCGGATGCTGGTACCGCTTTTTATTGAACGAGACTTCCCCAAACTTGCCAAGAAATACGTGTCCTTTCTTGACATTGGAGGCAGTCACGCACACCGCCTGAGACCATTGGTGGAAAGGTTGGGGATACCAGCTATCGTTATCACCGACTTGGACCCCGTGGTGCCAACCAAGAATGCAAAGGGCCGCATAGTGCGAGCGGCGGTGCACATTGCAGGGCAAGCAGAACTTGAATGTGGGAACGACACATTGAGTTCCTGGCACCCGAAGCTGACCAATTTCCAAGCGTACGGTAAACCCACCCCAGCCGACCTGGAATGGACCGCCGACTCGGGCGCCAAAGTACGATTCGCTTGGCAGCTTCCCATTGCAGCCGTAAGCGAACAATG
The Pseudomonas poae DNA segment above includes these coding regions:
- a CDS encoding DUF2857 domain-containing protein, whose translation is MPEPHPLNQAVIAQALHDLRNGQLRRAKSMGFDDAALDALKHPAMASLLANATVSWCSVSVNPEVLRRLLSQVEDLAREIEEIDRLLRLGASTELISKFYGLTHQEIALRRDVIGLPKRKGRHPVLTEAQDSDLWYRWSKTIKERGTALTDDMAMLAITADLAEPTGLPISVIWSAIQGWIDAGLV
- a CDS encoding TIGR03761 family integrating conjugative element protein gives rise to the protein MATELESSLQLNLGSLRSAMSLTLHTHHASRIWHGRTPSEGKPGIVGLNGFVAIMTKLKRGSEQDDPYSDWWMLRIEDKLSTTKAQLQTLREQVDQALADVPAALSLGENLNVQPVKLPLFVASQLGFMAVYLLADYDDLARRLILAHHTALIDRSTLERWLNEGAHALRSLFSLAQQYRYSGTQRDDFAANNAAARAALEKYGELPQDVLDGTRRSRFAPPLIRRAPLASAPTRSTTSDVAPAGEPDAAEPAVSDGVPLGDDSSVSLDGEDHPE
- a CDS encoding DUF3158 family protein, giving the protein MTASNRFLALEQADFQRLEHAGYLKGLLKPFKGNGELATWASQCQALRDDLIGLAQRKVLSQARSHPFNLLAVQLAQQTTGAGTTFLRWRNLDRSRMGTALWEELLASPGTPASLIDDLFAIEVQRIVLNLQISLTHSIARQTSECASKLAHAEGLTNGVSTPPTPRSHTHEHAFLR
- a CDS encoding single-stranded DNA-binding protein, which translates into the protein MSTHFYGEGNIGSAPEFREFPNGNNEPRRLLRLNVYFDNPVPTKEGFEDRGGFWAPVEIWHRDAERWAALYQKGMRVLVEGRAVKDDWEDADENERVTFKIEARRAGILPYRIESVVLGAKPAAAEPAENE